From Granulicella cerasi, a single genomic window includes:
- the galB gene encoding beta-galactosidase GalB, which yields MTPFSRAALAVLVSAGTLFPAIAAAQQPREKVLIDRDWRFTHGDPAGVDSRTLLYDVRPVAKSDDQKPHVAEAVSDAAKLEEAKFPVLKPWILPSGDAFLPDASKHHARPAGNPGESVAYTHTDFDDSGWRKLDLPHDWAIEGPFTDRVGGGMGKLPSPGIAWYRKALDVPVSDKGKRIFLQVDGAMSYAEVWCNGKLVGGWPYGYATWQLDLTPYLVPGGKNELAIRLDNPTNFSRWYPGAGIYRNVWLVKTQPVHVGEWGTFVTTPIIDKDSARVDLKVTVDNDSAAATDAEVNTKIYALDANGKQIGAPLAAMKPVKLSLAAGAHEDALATANLAHPKLWGPPPTQQPNRYVAVTTITQRGKLVDRYETRFGVRKIEYKPDGLYVNGERIRIQGVNQHHDLGTLGSAFNENAAKRQLDELREAGANAIRMSHNPPAPELLELTDSMGFLVMDEIFDGWVRQKTTGDFHLIFPDWHEQDLRSFMRRDRNHPSVFLWSVGNEVGEQQNGEVGVKVAQEMVKLAHEEDATRPATASMNFAKSDSGFAKAMDVVSINYQGEGIRDTVEYTGFKGLKTLPQYDNFRAAFPQRMIFTSESAAAISSRDSYLFPVPPGKSYPARDGSGSDDKTHQVSAYELYAADFGSSADKVFSAQDHHPYVAGEFVWTGWDYIGEPTPYYTSRSSYFGFIDLAGFPKDRFYLYQSRWRADLPMVHILPHWTWPDRVGKVTPVHVFTSGDEAELFLNGKSLGRKKKAPFEYRLRWDDVVYQPGVLKVVAYKNGKLWATDEVKTAGAATQIKLAPEEKQIAANGTNLAFIRAYVEDKADIINPNSDAAITFSVTGAGEIVATDNGDATDLNAFPDHTRKAFHGKALVIVRAKRGEHGILHITAKADGLTLGSTSIAIR from the coding sequence ATGACACCCTTCTCCCGCGCCGCCCTCGCTGTCCTCGTCTCCGCCGGAACCCTCTTCCCCGCCATCGCCGCTGCCCAACAGCCGCGCGAGAAGGTGTTGATCGACCGTGACTGGCGCTTCACGCACGGCGACCCCGCTGGTGTGGACTCCCGCACACTGCTCTACGACGTGCGGCCGGTGGCGAAAAGCGATGATCAGAAGCCGCACGTGGCCGAGGCCGTTTCTGACGCCGCGAAGCTCGAAGAAGCCAAGTTCCCGGTGCTAAAACCGTGGATTCTGCCGAGCGGCGATGCCTTCCTGCCCGATGCGTCGAAGCACCACGCGCGGCCTGCGGGCAACCCCGGCGAGAGCGTGGCCTACACGCATACGGATTTCGACGACAGCGGCTGGCGCAAGCTCGACCTGCCACATGACTGGGCGATCGAGGGCCCGTTCACCGACAGGGTCGGCGGCGGTATGGGCAAGCTCCCCAGCCCGGGCATCGCGTGGTATCGCAAGGCGCTGGACGTGCCCGTGAGCGACAAGGGCAAGCGCATCTTCCTGCAGGTGGACGGCGCGATGAGCTATGCCGAGGTGTGGTGCAACGGCAAGCTCGTCGGCGGCTGGCCCTACGGCTACGCGACGTGGCAACTCGACCTCACGCCGTATCTCGTGCCCGGCGGCAAGAACGAGCTCGCCATCCGCCTCGACAATCCGACGAACTTCTCGCGCTGGTATCCCGGCGCGGGCATCTATCGCAACGTGTGGCTGGTGAAGACGCAGCCTGTCCACGTCGGCGAGTGGGGCACGTTCGTCACAACGCCGATCATCGATAAAGACTCTGCACGCGTGGACCTGAAGGTGACCGTGGACAACGACTCGGCCGCGGCAACCGACGCAGAGGTCAATACGAAGATCTACGCGCTCGACGCAAACGGCAAGCAGATAGGCGCCCCGCTCGCAGCGATGAAGCCGGTGAAGCTTTCGCTCGCGGCTGGCGCGCATGAAGACGCGCTTGCGACCGCCAATCTCGCGCATCCGAAGCTCTGGGGCCCGCCGCCCACGCAGCAGCCGAATCGCTACGTCGCCGTCACCACGATCACGCAGCGCGGCAAGCTCGTAGATCGCTACGAAACGCGCTTCGGCGTGCGAAAGATCGAGTACAAACCCGACGGCCTCTACGTGAACGGCGAGCGCATCCGCATCCAGGGCGTAAACCAGCATCATGATCTCGGCACGCTCGGCTCAGCGTTCAACGAGAACGCGGCCAAGCGACAGCTCGACGAATTGCGCGAAGCCGGCGCGAACGCCATCCGCATGTCGCACAACCCGCCCGCGCCGGAGCTGCTTGAGCTCACCGACAGCATGGGCTTCCTCGTCATGGACGAGATCTTCGACGGCTGGGTGCGCCAGAAAACCACCGGCGACTTCCACCTCATCTTCCCCGACTGGCACGAGCAGGACCTGCGCAGTTTCATGCGCCGCGACCGCAATCATCCCTCGGTCTTTCTCTGGAGCGTCGGCAATGAAGTCGGCGAGCAGCAGAACGGCGAGGTAGGCGTCAAGGTCGCGCAAGAGATGGTAAAGCTCGCGCATGAAGAGGACGCCACGCGCCCAGCGACCGCGTCGATGAACTTCGCAAAGTCCGACTCCGGCTTCGCGAAGGCGATGGATGTGGTCAGCATCAACTACCAGGGTGAAGGCATCCGCGACACCGTGGAGTACACCGGATTCAAGGGCCTGAAGACGCTGCCGCAGTACGACAACTTCCGCGCTGCTTTCCCGCAGCGCATGATCTTCACCAGCGAGAGCGCAGCGGCGATCAGTTCGCGCGACAGCTATCTCTTCCCCGTGCCTCCGGGCAAGAGCTACCCCGCGCGTGATGGCTCCGGCAGCGACGACAAGACGCACCAGGTGAGCGCGTACGAGCTCTACGCCGCCGACTTCGGCTCCTCCGCCGACAAGGTCTTCAGCGCGCAGGACCATCACCCCTACGTCGCCGGCGAGTTCGTCTGGACCGGCTGGGATTACATCGGCGAACCCACGCCGTACTACACCTCGCGCTCCTCGTACTTCGGCTTCATCGACCTCGCGGGCTTCCCGAAGGACCGCTTCTACCTCTACCAGTCGCGCTGGCGCGCAGATCTGCCGATGGTGCACATTCTTCCGCATTGGACGTGGCCCGACCGCGTCGGCAAGGTCACGCCGGTGCACGTCTTCACCTCCGGCGACGAAGCCGAACTTTTCCTCAACGGCAAGTCGCTCGGTCGCAAGAAGAAGGCTCCATTTGAGTACCGCTTGCGCTGGGATGACGTGGTCTATCAACCGGGCGTGCTGAAGGTCGTTGCCTACAAGAACGGCAAGCTCTGGGCAACAGATGAAGTGAAAACCGCAGGCGCCGCAACCCAGATCAAGCTCGCACCGGAAGAGAAGCAGATCGCCGCAAACGGCACCAACCTCGCCTTCATCCGTGCCTACGTGGAAGACAAAGCTGACATCATCAACCCGAATTCCGACGCCGCGATTACCTTCAGCGTCACCGGCGCCGGCGAGATCGTCGCGACCGACAACGGCGACGCCAC
- a CDS encoding glycine--tRNA ligase subunit alpha: MKSESQKKALTFQELLFTLQKFWAEHGCVLQQPYDLEVGAGTMSPDTFLRVLGPKPINIAYAQPSRRPADGRYGENPNRLFRHTQLQVILKPPPERVQELYLQSLEAIGIVLAEHDIKFEEDNWEWPVGGAWGVGWQVMLDGQEITQFTYFQQCGGMDLDPISGEITYGLERLAQFVQDLDSVYDIVWSRDAVTGKELTFGDVRLHEEQQFSAYAFDYADVDKLWQHLNLYEEECKALLARAKDVLVEECGDTLTILRFPTMGAYELALKCSHTFNLLDARGAISVTERVGVMARIRNLIVGVAKIYAEQERLKATSNEQTLVGA; the protein is encoded by the coding sequence ATGAAATCCGAAAGCCAGAAGAAAGCCCTGACCTTCCAGGAGCTTCTGTTTACGCTGCAGAAGTTCTGGGCCGAGCATGGGTGCGTGTTGCAGCAGCCGTATGACCTCGAGGTCGGCGCGGGAACCATGTCGCCCGACACCTTCCTGCGCGTGTTGGGGCCGAAGCCCATCAACATCGCCTACGCACAGCCCTCGCGCCGCCCTGCGGACGGCCGGTACGGAGAGAACCCGAACCGCCTCTTCCGCCATACGCAGCTGCAGGTCATCTTGAAACCGCCACCCGAGCGCGTGCAGGAACTCTACCTGCAGTCGCTGGAGGCGATCGGTATCGTGCTCGCGGAGCACGATATCAAGTTCGAGGAAGACAACTGGGAGTGGCCGGTGGGCGGCGCCTGGGGCGTCGGTTGGCAGGTCATGCTCGACGGCCAGGAGATCACGCAGTTCACCTACTTCCAGCAGTGCGGCGGCATGGACCTTGACCCTATCTCCGGGGAGATCACCTATGGCCTGGAGCGCCTCGCGCAGTTCGTGCAGGACCTCGATTCGGTGTATGACATCGTGTGGTCGCGCGATGCGGTGACGGGGAAGGAGCTGACCTTTGGCGACGTGCGCCTGCATGAAGAGCAGCAGTTCTCGGCCTATGCGTTTGACTACGCGGACGTGGACAAGCTCTGGCAGCACCTCAACCTCTATGAGGAAGAGTGCAAGGCGTTGCTCGCGCGCGCGAAGGATGTGTTGGTCGAAGAGTGCGGCGACACGCTGACGATCTTGCGCTTCCCGACGATGGGTGCGTATGAGCTTGCGTTGAAGTGCTCGCATACCTTCAATCTGCTCGATGCACGCGGCGCGATTTCGGTGACCGAGCGCGTCGGCGTGATGGCGCGCATCCGTAACCTGATCGTGGGCGTGGCGAAGATCTACGCCGAGCAGGAACGCCTGAAGGCAACGAGCAACGAACAAACATTGGTGGGTGCGTAG